AAGTCCTAAGCCTTACAATTATAAAAGGAAGTGGAGTTCCTGAGATAAATAGAGCTATAGAAAATATTGGACGTACTTGGAAAATATACTTAAGTAAACATGGACTAAGAATAAAAGGAAAAGTTATATTAGATTATACTTTCAAATTAAAAGGAGTATAATAAAGGAGAGAAAGCAGATGAACATATTAGGATTTAGAATAGAGGTTGAACTAAAGGAAAAGCTAGAAAATAATATAGATAATGAAATCAAAGTTGTAGAAAATGTAACTGATTTTATAGAAGCTTTAAAAGATAGAAGATATGAATGTGTATTGGTAGAGGAGATGCAACTTCCTGTTGATACTTTGATAAATATTATAAAAAAAATAGAGGAATTTCAAAAGAAAGCTGTTATAATAGTTTTAGGTCAAAGTTCAAACTTAAAAGTTGTAGCTGGAAGTATTAAGGCAGGGGCTTATGATTATATTTTAAAGCCAGTTGAAACTGATGAGATAATAAAAATTATAGAAAAATCTGTAAAAGATCATAAACTTATGGCAGAGAGAGTGGATAAAAATAAAAATACTGGTGAAAGACTTATCGGACAAACTAAAGAGATAGTTGAGGTTTATAAAAAAATAGGAAAGGTTGCTATAAGTAGAGTTCCAGTTCTTATAGTTGGAGAAAAAGGAACAGGAAAGAAAAGTGTAGCCACTTCTATTCATCAATTTAGTGATTCTGCTAAAAAACCTTTCATTAGTATCAACTGTACATCTTTCCAAAATTCTTTATTAGAAAGAAGATTGTTTGGATATGAAAAGGGAGCTTTTGAGGGAGCTATATTCTCACAAGCAGGAGATTTGGAAAAAGCTAACGGTGGAACACTTCATCTTGGAAATATAGAGTTTTTAAACTTAGATATTCAATCAAAAATACTTTATCTATTACAAGAAAAAGAGTTCTTTAGAATGGGAGGAGCAGACCCAATAAAAACTGATATAAGAATTATTGCTACAACTAGTGCAAACTTAGAAGAGGCAATCACAAATGGAACTTTTATTGAAGAACTTTACCATAAATTAAAAGTTTTAGAAATAACAATTCCACCTTTAAGAGAGAGAAAAGATGACATTCCATTTATAATAGATAAATATTTAGCTGAGTGTAATGCTGAGCTTAATAAAGCTGTAAAAGGTGTTAGTAAACCAGCTATCAAAAAAATTATGAGATACGATTGGCCAGGAAATGTAACAGAACTTAAAAATGCTATAAAATCAGCAGTGGCTCTATGTAGAGGAAACTCAATCCTTGTGGAAGATTTACCAAATAATGTATTAGGAAATAGACCTGTTAAGAGAAAGGGAGATATTCAAGACTGGATTTTAGCAGACTGGATAGAGGGAGAGATTTCAGCTTTCCAAGCTAGTGGAAAAGGTGCTTATTACGCAAATGTAATATCAAAAGTAGAAAAAGAACTTATAAGACAAGTTTTAGAAATAACTAGTGGAAAGAGAGTAGAAACAGCAGAGATTTTAGGAATCACAAGAAATACTTTAAGAACTAAGATGGGAAATTATGAGTTAGAATAATTTTCCTATGGGAGATAAACTATGCATATGACACTTTATAGAAAATATAGACCTAAAACTTTTGAAGAAGTGGCAGGAGAATCTGATATAATAAAAACTTTAAAAAACTCTTTGGATAATAATAAATTAGCTCACGCATATCTTTTTAATGGTCCAAGAGGAGTTGGTAAAACAACGTCAGCAAGACTTATAGCTAAAGGTGTAAACTGCTTGAAAAATGGTATAAGCAGTACACCCTGTAATGAGTGTGAGGCTTGTAGAGAAATAGACAGAGGAAGTTTTATTGATTTAATAGAGATAGATGCTGCTTCAAACAGAGGGATAGATGAGATAAGAGAACTAAAAGATAAGATAAATTATCAACCCTCAAAAGGAAGAAAAAAAATATATATAATAGATGAAGTTCATATGTTGACTAAAGAGGCTTTTAACGCTTTACTAAAAACTTTAGAAGAACCACCTGAACACGTAATTTTTATACTTGCTACAACAGAGCCAGATAAAATACTTCCAACAATAATCTCAAGATGTCAAAGATATGATTTTAAAACTTTGAGCTATCAAGAGGTAAAAAATAAACTTTCTGATATTTGTGAAAAAGAAAATATAAAGATAGATG
This Fusobacterium perfoetens DNA region includes the following protein-coding sequences:
- a CDS encoding sigma-54-dependent transcriptional regulator, with translation MNILGFRIEVELKEKLENNIDNEIKVVENVTDFIEALKDRRYECVLVEEMQLPVDTLINIIKKIEEFQKKAVIIVLGQSSNLKVVAGSIKAGAYDYILKPVETDEIIKIIEKSVKDHKLMAERVDKNKNTGERLIGQTKEIVEVYKKIGKVAISRVPVLIVGEKGTGKKSVATSIHQFSDSAKKPFISINCTSFQNSLLERRLFGYEKGAFEGAIFSQAGDLEKANGGTLHLGNIEFLNLDIQSKILYLLQEKEFFRMGGADPIKTDIRIIATTSANLEEAITNGTFIEELYHKLKVLEITIPPLRERKDDIPFIIDKYLAECNAELNKAVKGVSKPAIKKIMRYDWPGNVTELKNAIKSAVALCRGNSILVEDLPNNVLGNRPVKRKGDIQDWILADWIEGEISAFQASGKGAYYANVISKVEKELIRQVLEITSGKRVETAEILGITRNTLRTKMGNYELE